Proteins co-encoded in one Stenotrophomonas maltophilia genomic window:
- a CDS encoding FAD-binding oxidoreductase: MSAAFPPSWYAASLPEPPALPVLRGDLQADVAVLGAGYTGLTAALELAARGRRVVVLDAQRIGWGASGRNGGQALVGYGCEVDELERQLGREDARHLFDWSREAVQAMRTRIDRHHIDCHWVEGHASVAIRERHERDLRANCEHLQRHYDYPMQWWDRDALRAQLDSPRYRAAMFDPLSAHLHPLAYARGLADAARAAGVVIHEDSPVVRIQRGPRPTLRTAQGSVRAEQLVVAGNAWLQGLLPELERRIMPVGTYIGASAPLGAERARALIGNDMAVADTAWALDYFRLSHDHRLLFGGRASYSALPPPGLRGVMQRRMHQVFPQLADVPLEQVWGGYVDITRNRAPHWGRLDGNLYFAQGFSGHGVAAAGLAGEVIAAAIAGQSERLDVFQRLRHAPFPGGRLLRTPLLVAAMSWYKLRDALW, from the coding sequence GTGAGCGCCGCCTTCCCACCCAGCTGGTACGCCGCCAGCCTGCCTGAACCGCCTGCGCTGCCCGTACTTCGCGGCGATCTGCAGGCCGATGTGGCCGTGCTGGGTGCCGGTTACACCGGCCTGACCGCCGCACTGGAGCTGGCCGCACGCGGCCGCCGCGTGGTGGTGCTGGACGCGCAGCGGATCGGCTGGGGGGCGTCCGGCCGCAACGGTGGCCAGGCGCTGGTCGGCTACGGCTGCGAGGTGGACGAACTGGAGCGCCAGCTTGGCCGCGAGGATGCGCGCCATCTGTTTGACTGGTCGCGCGAAGCGGTACAGGCGATGCGCACGCGCATCGACCGCCACCACATCGACTGCCACTGGGTGGAAGGCCACGCCAGCGTCGCCATACGCGAGCGCCACGAGCGTGACCTGCGCGCCAACTGCGAGCACCTGCAGCGCCACTACGACTACCCCATGCAGTGGTGGGACCGTGATGCCCTGCGCGCGCAGCTGGACAGCCCGCGCTACCGGGCCGCAATGTTCGATCCGCTCAGCGCGCACCTGCACCCGCTGGCCTATGCCCGCGGCCTGGCCGATGCAGCGCGGGCAGCGGGGGTGGTCATTCACGAAGATTCGCCGGTGGTGCGCATCCAGCGCGGGCCACGGCCAACCCTGCGCACCGCGCAGGGCAGCGTGCGCGCCGAGCAGCTGGTGGTGGCCGGCAACGCCTGGCTGCAGGGGCTGTTGCCGGAGCTGGAACGGCGGATCATGCCGGTCGGCACCTATATCGGTGCCAGCGCGCCATTGGGTGCCGAGCGCGCCCGTGCCCTGATCGGCAACGACATGGCTGTGGCCGACACCGCCTGGGCGCTGGACTATTTCCGCCTCAGCCACGACCACCGCCTGCTGTTCGGCGGCCGCGCCAGTTACTCGGCGCTGCCACCACCGGGCCTGCGCGGGGTGATGCAGCGGCGCATGCACCAGGTGTTCCCGCAGCTGGCCGACGTGCCGCTGGAACAGGTCTGGGGCGGCTACGTGGACATCACCCGCAACCGTGCCCCGCACTGGGGCCGGCTGGACGGCAACCTGTACTTCGCACAGGGGTTCTCCGGCCATGGCGTGGCCGCTGCCGGTCTGGCCGGCGAGGTCATCGCCGCCGCCATTGCCGGCCAGAGCGAGCGCCTGGACGTGTTCCAGCGCCTGCGGCATGCGCCGTTCCCGGGCGGCCGGCTGCTGCGTACGCCGCTGCTGGTGGCGGCGATGTCCTGGTACAAGCTGCGCGATGCGTTGTGGTGA
- a CDS encoding MFS transporter produces the protein MSTITAAAPPVNSPRRVLLASLIGTTIEFFDFYIYATAAVLVFPHLFFPDSSEQAALLQSLATFAVAFIARPVGSAVFGHFGDRIGRKATLVAALLTMGLSTVLIGLLPTHAQIGLWAPALLALCRFGQGLGLGGEWGGAVLLATENAPPGKRAWYGMFPQLGAPIGFLLSAGIFLLLGRYLSQDDFLQWGWRIPFVASALLVGLGLWVRLNIHETPDFKQALERKAPVRLPMWTVLRDHPVPMLLGTLGAFATFVLFYLMTVFSLGHGTAVLGYSREQFLLMQMAGMLFFALGIPLSARYGDRWGTRRTMIVASVLIIGFGVLFAPLFQPHSPWLVTAFLCLGLFLMGLTYGPCGTFLAEIYPVEVRYTGASLSFNLAGILGAAPAPYLATWLAERFGLVAVGYYLCLTAVATLCALVALHRRALWLSQRSA, from the coding sequence ATGTCGACGATCACCGCTGCCGCGCCACCCGTGAATTCCCCCCGTCGTGTCCTGCTGGCCAGCCTGATCGGCACCACCATCGAATTCTTCGATTTCTACATCTACGCCACGGCGGCGGTGCTGGTGTTCCCGCACCTGTTCTTCCCGGACAGCAGCGAACAGGCGGCGCTGCTGCAATCGCTGGCGACCTTCGCGGTGGCCTTCATCGCCCGCCCGGTCGGCTCGGCGGTGTTCGGGCACTTCGGCGACCGCATCGGCCGCAAGGCCACCCTGGTCGCCGCGTTGCTGACCATGGGCCTGTCCACGGTGCTGATCGGCCTGCTGCCGACGCACGCGCAGATCGGCCTGTGGGCGCCGGCGCTGCTGGCGCTGTGCCGTTTCGGGCAGGGCTTGGGGCTGGGCGGCGAGTGGGGCGGGGCGGTGCTGCTGGCCACCGAGAACGCGCCGCCCGGCAAGCGCGCCTGGTATGGCATGTTTCCGCAGCTGGGCGCGCCCATCGGCTTCCTGCTGTCGGCCGGCATCTTCCTGCTGCTGGGGCGTTACCTGAGCCAGGACGACTTCCTGCAGTGGGGCTGGCGCATTCCGTTCGTGGCCAGCGCGCTGCTGGTCGGCCTTGGCCTGTGGGTGCGCCTGAACATCCACGAGACCCCCGACTTCAAGCAGGCGCTGGAACGCAAGGCGCCGGTGCGGCTGCCGATGTGGACGGTACTGCGCGATCATCCGGTGCCGATGCTGCTGGGCACGCTGGGCGCGTTCGCCACGTTCGTGCTGTTCTACCTGATGACGGTGTTCAGTCTCGGCCATGGCACCGCCGTGCTTGGCTACAGCCGCGAGCAGTTCCTGCTGATGCAGATGGCCGGCATGCTGTTCTTCGCGCTGGGCATCCCGCTGTCGGCGCGCTATGGCGACCGCTGGGGTACGCGCCGCACGATGATCGTCGCCAGCGTGCTGATCATCGGCTTCGGCGTGCTGTTCGCGCCGCTGTTCCAGCCGCACAGTCCGTGGCTGGTCACCGCCTTCCTGTGCCTGGGGTTGTTCCTGATGGGCCTGACCTACGGCCCCTGCGGTACCTTCCTGGCCGAGATCTATCCGGTGGAAGTGCGCTACACCGGTGCCTCGCTGTCATTCAACCTGGCCGGCATCCTCGGTGCGGCGCCGGCACCGTACCTGGCCACCTGGCTGGCCGAACGTTTCGGCCTGGTCGCAGTGGGCTACTACCTGTGCCTGACCGCGGTGGCGACCCTGTGCGCGCTGGTGGCCCTGCACCGTCGCGCGCTGTGGCTCAGCCAAAGAAGCGCTTGA
- a CDS encoding MASE1 domain-containing protein has product MRLNWWNEGLQLKLRIHPAGLVLAAFYAVACWATRQLSLDQFYLPAGIRVAAVLLCPPRLWPYLLLGEYAYFAQMRYPMIDKYGAAWVVFASASLMPAVMLITHLCRRALAHSVNARLLAIALLSSVVVTLLNVGFSQLLWPTPPADSLLAFVSRAIRFSVGDFIAILTVAPLALLWAKRDAEAGWKTLFTGPAAVALSLMSLLGITATLIPSEASALRTSLQLLMGLPAIALTCQYGWRGAAIGVPALNLIIGLTTPKPYAAAFDASAFTTQQIMAITGVALLLLGSRISHYHRRYQLREVGEKNAIHLARSSQMASESDLRERAIHLRKLGDGIDLSLSEVINWLNTHGHSAIANSLTHTANVHSRLFREQASMVYPTALEQLGLYVALQAGGVHAAWVNTHRVVEPRLSGDPCRLSLDLQLAAYRTLIDAVSLLLKSEPGQIVVRARCSRAGQQRGIVMTVSLLDPHRALSAATEGKVRERLAGRTLAFGGSVHCRHNRIVMVLVEPVARTRRESVEGAVFGASIASPAWDGRQAEA; this is encoded by the coding sequence GTGCGATTGAACTGGTGGAATGAAGGCCTGCAACTGAAGTTGCGCATCCATCCGGCAGGGTTGGTCCTGGCGGCGTTCTATGCGGTCGCATGCTGGGCGACGCGACAGTTGTCACTGGATCAGTTCTACCTGCCCGCAGGAATACGCGTGGCGGCCGTGCTGCTCTGCCCGCCACGGCTGTGGCCCTATCTGCTGCTGGGCGAGTACGCCTACTTCGCGCAGATGCGCTATCCGATGATCGACAAATATGGCGCGGCCTGGGTCGTGTTCGCATCGGCATCGCTGATGCCTGCGGTGATGCTCATTACCCACCTGTGCCGCAGGGCATTGGCGCATTCGGTCAATGCCCGCCTGCTGGCCATCGCACTGCTGTCTTCAGTCGTGGTCACGCTGCTGAACGTAGGTTTCTCGCAACTGCTGTGGCCGACGCCGCCGGCCGATTCGCTGCTGGCCTTCGTTTCTCGCGCGATCCGCTTCAGCGTCGGCGATTTCATTGCCATCCTGACCGTCGCGCCGCTCGCGCTGCTGTGGGCCAAACGCGATGCCGAGGCCGGCTGGAAAACCCTGTTCACCGGGCCGGCGGCAGTTGCTTTGTCGTTGATGTCGCTGCTCGGGATTACCGCAACCCTGATTCCTTCCGAGGCCAGTGCACTCAGGACCTCCCTGCAGCTGCTGATGGGCCTGCCGGCGATTGCGCTGACCTGCCAGTATGGCTGGCGTGGCGCTGCCATCGGTGTGCCCGCACTGAATCTGATCATCGGCCTGACGACCCCCAAGCCGTATGCCGCCGCCTTCGATGCATCGGCCTTCACCACGCAGCAGATCATGGCCATCACCGGTGTCGCGCTGCTGCTGCTGGGCTCGCGCATCAGCCACTACCATCGCCGCTATCAACTTCGCGAGGTCGGCGAGAAGAACGCCATCCATCTGGCACGCAGTTCGCAGATGGCGAGCGAATCGGATCTGCGCGAACGCGCCATCCACCTGCGCAAGCTCGGCGATGGCATCGACCTGTCGCTTTCGGAAGTCATCAACTGGCTCAACACCCACGGCCACTCGGCCATCGCCAACAGCTTGACCCACACGGCCAACGTGCACTCCCGGCTGTTCCGCGAACAGGCCAGCATGGTCTATCCCACCGCACTGGAGCAGTTGGGGCTGTATGTCGCGCTGCAGGCAGGCGGCGTACACGCGGCGTGGGTCAATACCCACCGTGTGGTCGAGCCGCGCCTGTCCGGCGATCCCTGCCGGCTCAGCCTGGACCTGCAGCTGGCGGCCTACCGCACCCTCATCGACGCGGTGTCCCTGCTGTTGAAGAGCGAACCAGGTCAGATCGTGGTGCGGGCGCGGTGCAGCCGCGCGGGGCAGCAACGCGGCATCGTGATGACCGTCTCGTTGCTGGACCCGCATCGCGCTTTATCCGCCGCCACTGAAGGCAAGGTCAGGGAACGATTGGCAGGCCGGACGCTGGCATTCGGTGGCTCGGTGCACTGCCGCCACAACCGCATCGTCATGGTGCTGGTGGAACCGGTCGCCAGGACGCGACGGGAGTCGGTCGAAGGCGCGGTGTTCGGCGCCAGCATCGCCTCTCCGGCCTGGGACGGGCGGCAGGCCGAAGCCTGA
- a CDS encoding polyamine ABC transporter substrate-binding protein has protein sequence MKLRILTLGLASAMLAACSGGNGGAQDSQVLNVYNYSDYIAEDTIPTFEKESGIKVTYDVFDSDEMVETKLLAGNSGYDVVVPTLNFFGRQIQAGVFLPLDKSKIPNLANLDPAVMKRIATQDPGNQYGVPYMIGTTGIGYNVDMLKQRFGGSTDIANSWDLVFKPENISKMKDCGVTILDTPADMIPIALHYLGLDPHSGDPAELQKAADLLKSIRPYVQNFHSSQYVGSLANGGTCLVVGWSGDIIQARDRAEEASNGVHVAYSIPKEGAPQWFDMLAIPKDAKHPEAAYQFINYLLQPKVAAANTNFIHYANPVPTATPLVDEAIRTDPTIYPPADVAEKMFTYSINTPETDKLYTRLWTEVKTGR, from the coding sequence ATGAAGCTGCGTATCCTCACGCTCGGCCTGGCCTCCGCCATGCTTGCCGCCTGCAGCGGTGGCAATGGCGGCGCGCAGGACAGCCAGGTCCTGAACGTCTACAACTACAGCGATTACATCGCCGAGGACACCATTCCGACCTTCGAGAAGGAGAGCGGGATCAAGGTGACCTACGATGTGTTCGACAGCGATGAGATGGTCGAGACCAAACTGCTGGCCGGCAACAGCGGCTACGACGTGGTGGTGCCGACGCTGAACTTCTTCGGCCGCCAGATCCAGGCCGGCGTGTTCCTGCCGCTGGACAAGAGCAAGATCCCGAACCTGGCCAACCTCGATCCGGCGGTGATGAAGCGCATCGCCACCCAGGACCCGGGCAACCAGTACGGCGTGCCGTACATGATCGGCACCACCGGCATCGGCTACAACGTGGACATGCTGAAGCAGCGCTTCGGCGGCAGCACCGACATCGCCAACAGCTGGGACCTGGTGTTCAAGCCGGAGAACATCAGCAAGATGAAGGACTGTGGCGTGACCATCCTGGACACGCCGGCGGACATGATCCCGATCGCGCTGCATTACCTGGGCCTGGATCCGCACAGTGGCGACCCGGCCGAACTGCAGAAGGCCGCCGACCTGCTGAAGTCGATCCGCCCGTACGTGCAGAACTTCCACTCCTCGCAGTACGTCGGCTCGCTGGCCAACGGTGGCACCTGCCTGGTGGTGGGCTGGTCGGGTGACATCATCCAGGCCCGCGACCGTGCCGAGGAAGCCAGCAATGGCGTGCACGTGGCCTATTCGATCCCGAAGGAAGGCGCCCCGCAGTGGTTCGACATGCTGGCGATCCCCAAGGATGCCAAGCATCCGGAGGCGGCCTACCAGTTCATCAACTACCTGCTGCAGCCAAAGGTCGCTGCGGCCAACACCAACTTCATCCACTACGCCAACCCGGTGCCGACCGCGACCCCGCTGGTGGACGAGGCGATCCGTACCGACCCGACCATCTACCCGCCGGCCGATGTGGCCGAGAAGATGTTCACCTACTCGATCAATACGCCGGAGACCGACAAGCTCTACACCCGGCTGTGGACCGAGGTGAAGACCGGCCGTTGA
- a CDS encoding gamma-glutamyl-gamma-aminobutyrate hydrolase family protein, giving the protein MRRLPWVGLPTDSTVLGHHRFAVAGEKYVRALVEAAEVTPVILPSLQPPLPPADWLHGLDGLLLTGAVSNIEPQHYEGGRSWPGNPHDPARDATALALLHEALALDLPVLAICRGFQELNVALGGTLHPQVHAVPGLSDHREDPQAPVEVQYGPAHPVTLAAEGWLAQWAGSDRAQVNSVHGQGIARLALGLHGEAWAEDGLVEAARSLHHRFVLGVQWHPEWRVMQAPFYHAIFRAFGQACREHQQNRLDSR; this is encoded by the coding sequence ATGCGTCGCCTGCCCTGGGTGGGGCTGCCCACCGACAGCACCGTGCTCGGCCATCACCGCTTCGCGGTGGCCGGCGAAAAGTACGTGCGTGCGCTGGTTGAGGCGGCCGAAGTCACCCCGGTGATACTGCCGAGCCTGCAACCACCGCTGCCGCCTGCCGACTGGCTGCACGGCCTCGATGGCCTGCTGTTGACCGGTGCGGTCAGCAACATCGAACCGCAGCACTACGAAGGTGGCCGCAGCTGGCCGGGCAACCCGCATGACCCGGCCCGCGATGCCACGGCCCTTGCGCTGCTGCACGAGGCATTGGCGCTGGATCTGCCGGTGCTGGCGATCTGCCGCGGTTTCCAGGAATTGAACGTCGCGCTGGGCGGCACCCTGCATCCGCAGGTGCACGCGGTGCCGGGCCTGTCGGACCATCGCGAGGACCCGCAGGCGCCGGTGGAGGTGCAGTACGGCCCGGCGCATCCGGTCACCTTGGCCGCCGAGGGATGGCTGGCGCAGTGGGCGGGCAGCGACCGCGCGCAGGTCAATTCCGTTCACGGGCAAGGCATCGCGCGCCTCGCGCTGGGGCTGCACGGCGAGGCCTGGGCCGAGGACGGGCTGGTCGAGGCGGCACGCAGCCTGCACCATCGGTTCGTGCTCGGCGTACAGTGGCACCCGGAGTGGCGTGTCATGCAGGCGCCGTTCTATCACGCTATTTTCCGTGCATTCGGCCAAGCTTGCCGAGAGCACCAACAGAACCGACTGGATTCCCGATGA
- a CDS encoding glutamine synthetase family protein translates to MSSRTRPRKTATPPAPQESSLLRWLKERRITEVECLVPDITGNARGKIIPADKFSHDYGTRLPEGIFATTVTGEFPDDYYELTSPSDSDMMLRPDPDTVRMVPWAADATAQVIHDCYTKHGEPHELAPRNVLRRVLAGYAELGLRPVVAPELEFFLVQKNTDPDFPLLPPAGRSGRPETARQSYSIDAVNEFDPILDLMYDYADAMKLDVDTLIHESGAAQLEVNFTHADAMDLADQVFLFKRTMREAAMRHGVYATFLAKPMENEPGSAMHIHQSLVRVSDGSNVFAGDTDAEGEFSPVFGHYLGGLQKYAPQAMAFFAPNVNSYRRLVFGEVSPSNVHWGFDNRTCGLRVPLDTPENMRVESRFAGSDANPYLAMAATLACGLLGIRERLAPDAPVTGSAKELGYNLPRSLGEALDGLEQCSELQALLGERFCRAYISVKRKEYETFFRVISSWEREFLLLNV, encoded by the coding sequence ATGAGTTCCCGAACGCGCCCGCGCAAGACGGCCACGCCCCCCGCACCGCAGGAAAGCAGCCTGCTGCGCTGGCTGAAGGAGCGGCGCATCACCGAGGTCGAATGCCTGGTGCCGGACATCACCGGCAACGCGCGCGGCAAGATCATTCCCGCCGACAAGTTCTCGCACGATTACGGTACGCGCCTGCCCGAAGGCATTTTCGCCACCACCGTCACCGGTGAATTCCCCGACGACTATTACGAGCTGACCTCGCCGTCGGACTCGGACATGATGCTGCGCCCGGACCCGGACACGGTGCGTATGGTGCCGTGGGCGGCCGATGCCACCGCGCAGGTCATCCATGATTGCTACACCAAGCATGGCGAGCCGCACGAACTGGCGCCACGCAACGTGCTGCGCCGCGTGCTGGCCGGATATGCCGAACTGGGCCTGCGCCCGGTGGTGGCGCCCGAGCTGGAGTTCTTCCTGGTGCAGAAGAACACCGACCCGGATTTCCCGCTGCTGCCGCCGGCCGGCCGCTCCGGCCGCCCGGAAACGGCGCGGCAGTCGTACTCGATCGATGCGGTCAACGAATTCGATCCGATTCTCGATCTGATGTACGACTACGCCGATGCGATGAAGCTGGACGTGGACACCCTGATCCACGAATCCGGCGCGGCGCAGCTGGAGGTCAACTTCACCCATGCCGACGCCATGGATCTGGCCGACCAGGTGTTCCTGTTCAAGCGCACCATGCGCGAGGCGGCGATGCGCCATGGCGTGTACGCCACCTTCCTGGCCAAGCCGATGGAGAACGAGCCGGGCAGCGCCATGCACATCCACCAGAGCCTGGTGCGGGTGAGTGACGGCAGCAACGTGTTTGCCGGCGATACCGATGCCGAAGGCGAGTTCAGCCCGGTGTTCGGCCATTACCTGGGCGGCCTGCAGAAGTACGCACCGCAGGCGATGGCGTTCTTCGCGCCGAACGTGAATTCCTACCGCCGGCTGGTGTTCGGCGAGGTCTCGCCGAGCAACGTGCACTGGGGCTTCGACAACCGCACCTGTGGCCTGCGCGTGCCGCTGGATACGCCGGAAAACATGCGTGTGGAGAGTCGCTTCGCCGGTTCCGACGCCAACCCGTACCTGGCGATGGCCGCGACCCTGGCCTGCGGCCTGCTCGGTATCCGCGAGCGGCTGGCGCCGGATGCGCCGGTGACCGGCAGCGCCAAGGAACTGGGCTACAACCTGCCGCGCTCGCTGGGCGAGGCGCTGGACGGGCTGGAACAGTGCAGCGAGCTGCAGGCGCTGCTGGGCGAGCGCTTCTGCCGGGCCTACATCTCGGTCAAACGCAAGGAATATGAGACATTTTTCCGTGTCATCAGCTCGTGGGAGCGCGAGTTCCTGCTGCTGAACGTCTGA
- a CDS encoding MASE1 domain-containing protein, which translates to MDRLKNVVELSVRIRPVGLALAALYAASCLASRQFSLDQFFLPAGIRVAALLIVPIRLWPYLLLGEYAYFATLRIPMIDSYGLAWVILASTLLMPMAMLVVYLHRMRMPSEAATGLWLLSLIFGTALFVPGLNLGISYVLWSNPPPSNLLDAVDRTIFGHFAAIITLVPLAFLWARRHADPEWSTRFALPTVAAILVMLILGLGMQLTASSAHTTRTHLVLLAALPAIALTFMHGWRGAAIAIPLLNLPLHGATPSTGLPSSFDLGTFATQQNMAVMSVALLALGSSISYHHQRARSRGLAEETTLRLTRSSHQTSERELRQRATHLKHLGEGMDSSLNEMVSWLRAQGHHAVANSLQHACSVHSRLFREQASLVYPTGLEQVGLYIALQAGGACEIWNSTHRVTPPRLAGNPCLLTVDLQLAIYRTLIEAVSLLLELESGQVRVRARSGRAGDRRGIVVVVGLLDRSCTLSAGTAHQAVERLSGRMLAYGGALRCRGNRLRLVLHEPAVHASQAAA; encoded by the coding sequence TTGGATCGTTTGAAGAACGTCGTTGAACTGAGCGTCCGGATCCGGCCGGTCGGGCTCGCGTTGGCGGCACTCTATGCGGCCAGTTGCCTGGCCTCGCGCCAGTTCTCGCTGGACCAGTTCTTCCTGCCGGCCGGGATCCGGGTGGCGGCGCTGCTGATCGTGCCGATCCGCCTGTGGCCCTACCTGCTGCTGGGTGAGTACGCATACTTCGCAACGCTGCGCATCCCCATGATCGACAGCTATGGCCTGGCCTGGGTCATTCTGGCCTCGACGCTGCTGATGCCGATGGCGATGCTGGTGGTCTACCTGCATCGGATGAGAATGCCCTCCGAGGCCGCCACCGGTCTCTGGCTGCTGTCGCTGATCTTCGGCACGGCACTGTTCGTACCAGGTCTCAACCTGGGCATTTCCTATGTGCTGTGGTCGAACCCGCCGCCAAGCAACCTGCTGGATGCGGTCGACCGGACGATCTTCGGCCACTTCGCCGCCATCATCACCCTGGTGCCGTTGGCGTTCCTGTGGGCGCGGCGGCATGCCGATCCCGAATGGAGCACCCGTTTTGCCCTGCCGACCGTTGCAGCGATCCTGGTGATGCTGATCCTGGGGCTGGGCATGCAGCTGACAGCCAGCAGCGCCCACACCACGCGAACCCATCTGGTGCTGCTGGCGGCGCTGCCCGCCATCGCCCTGACTTTCATGCATGGATGGCGCGGCGCGGCCATCGCAATTCCCCTGCTGAACCTGCCGTTGCATGGCGCAACGCCGAGCACCGGCCTGCCCTCCTCGTTCGACCTGGGCACGTTCGCCACCCAGCAGAACATGGCGGTGATGAGTGTCGCGCTGCTGGCACTGGGATCGAGCATCAGCTATCACCACCAACGCGCCCGGTCCCGCGGCCTGGCCGAAGAAACCACGTTGCGCCTGACCCGCAGTTCGCACCAGACCAGCGAGCGCGAGCTGCGCCAGCGCGCCACCCATCTGAAGCACCTGGGTGAAGGCATGGACAGTTCGCTCAACGAAATGGTCAGCTGGCTCAGGGCGCAGGGCCACCATGCGGTGGCCAACAGCCTGCAGCACGCCTGCTCGGTGCACTCGCGCCTGTTCCGTGAGCAGGCCAGTCTGGTCTATCCCACCGGGCTGGAGCAGGTCGGCCTGTACATCGCGCTGCAGGCCGGTGGTGCCTGCGAGATCTGGAACAGCACGCACCGCGTGACGCCACCCAGGCTGGCGGGCAACCCCTGCCTGCTGACCGTGGATCTGCAGCTGGCGATCTACCGCACGCTGATCGAAGCGGTCTCGCTGCTGCTGGAGCTGGAGAGCGGGCAGGTGCGCGTGCGTGCCCGCAGCGGCCGGGCAGGCGATCGCCGTGGCATCGTGGTTGTCGTGGGCCTGCTCGACCGCAGTTGCACGCTGTCGGCCGGTACCGCCCACCAGGCCGTCGAACGCCTGTCCGGACGCATGCTGGCCTATGGCGGAGCGCTGCGCTGCCGCGGCAATCGCCTGCGGCTGGTCCTGCATGAGCCGGCCGTGCACGCTTCGCAGGCGGCAGCCTGA
- a CDS encoding diguanylate cyclase has translation MPVLPQAAVDGDLADPLPQRILLVENSRAFTGMLREAIEQRLELPVVVAPTLAEADRLLSEGAGWFLVLTGLVLADGDRDTVVEFFLKRGLPTVVVSSVYDEDLRKRVLQQQIIDYVLKNTPGSIDYLVWLVQRLERNRRIAALVVDDSPSARGYAAALLRMYGHEVHEAADGNEGLAAIEAHPAIRLAVVDQEMPGMQGVEFTRRLRTLRSRDKVAVIGISGNTDASLIPRFLKNGANDFLRKPFSREEFFCRVSQNVDQLELIGTLQDLATRDFLTGLPNRRCFLEQSQRQLPQLQLHGQCVAVAMIDIDHFKHINDTYGHEAGDDALRAVAGAVAAHARSQDLIARFGGEEFCLLVPDMEQDEALLYFEELRQRIAALEVDIGTATLRMTVSIGLCCLRPQRDALHRLISEADRQLYLAKAGGRNRVSCTTVASPLRPREPALS, from the coding sequence ATGCCCGTGCTGCCGCAGGCCGCCGTCGATGGCGACCTCGCCGATCCACTGCCACAGCGGATCCTGCTGGTCGAAAACTCCCGCGCGTTCACCGGCATGCTGCGCGAGGCGATCGAGCAACGCCTGGAGCTGCCCGTTGTGGTTGCCCCCACCCTGGCCGAGGCCGACCGTCTGCTGAGCGAAGGCGCCGGCTGGTTCCTGGTGCTGACCGGACTGGTGCTGGCTGACGGCGACCGCGACACGGTGGTGGAGTTCTTCCTCAAGCGTGGCCTGCCGACCGTGGTGGTCAGCAGCGTGTATGACGAGGACCTGCGCAAGCGCGTGCTGCAGCAGCAGATCATCGATTACGTACTGAAGAACACCCCTGGCAGCATCGACTACCTGGTATGGCTGGTGCAACGGCTGGAGCGCAACCGGCGCATCGCCGCGCTGGTGGTGGATGACTCGCCGTCCGCGCGCGGCTATGCCGCCGCTCTGCTGCGCATGTACGGCCATGAAGTACATGAAGCCGCCGATGGCAACGAGGGCCTGGCGGCGATCGAAGCCCACCCGGCGATCCGGCTGGCGGTGGTCGACCAGGAAATGCCGGGCATGCAGGGCGTGGAGTTCACCCGCCGCCTGCGCACCCTGCGCTCGCGCGACAAGGTCGCGGTGATCGGCATTTCCGGCAACACCGACGCCTCGCTGATCCCGCGCTTCCTGAAGAACGGCGCCAACGACTTCCTGCGCAAACCGTTCTCACGGGAGGAATTCTTCTGCCGCGTCTCGCAGAACGTGGATCAGCTGGAGCTGATCGGCACCCTGCAGGATCTGGCCACCCGTGATTTCCTCACCGGCCTGCCAAATCGCCGCTGCTTCCTGGAGCAGAGCCAGCGCCAGCTGCCGCAGCTGCAGCTGCACGGGCAGTGCGTGGCGGTGGCAATGATCGACATCGACCACTTCAAGCACATCAACGATACCTACGGCCACGAGGCCGGCGACGATGCGTTGCGCGCCGTGGCCGGCGCGGTGGCCGCCCATGCGCGCAGCCAGGACCTGATCGCGCGCTTCGGCGGCGAGGAATTCTGCCTGCTGGTGCCGGACATGGAGCAGGACGAGGCATTGCTGTACTTCGAGGAACTGCGCCAGCGCATCGCCGCGCTGGAGGTGGACATCGGCACCGCCACCCTGCGCATGACCGTCAGCATCGGCCTGTGCTGCCTGCGCCCGCAGCGCGATGCGCTGCACCGGCTGATCTCCGAAGCCGACCGCCAGCTGTACCTGGCCAAGGCCGGCGGCCGCAACCGGGTCAGCTGCACCACGGTGGCCAGCCCGTTGCGCCCGCGCGAGCCTGCGCTGTCCTGA
- a CDS encoding bacteriohemerythrin translates to MALLVWQDDLNIGIDVIDQQHRRIIEMLNHLHVAQASLQRAAVGEVIDEVVDYTMSHFAFEEELMEEAGYPFCAAHKRVHEVFIKRVAEYRLRFQAGEDISDELRTMLSRWLFNHIRGDDQAYAEQVKAHLNQFAREHQGGGWLGRTLKRFFG, encoded by the coding sequence ATGGCACTACTGGTCTGGCAGGACGATCTGAACATCGGCATCGATGTGATCGATCAACAACACCGCCGCATCATCGAGATGCTCAACCACCTGCACGTGGCCCAGGCCAGTCTGCAGCGTGCGGCGGTGGGCGAGGTGATCGACGAGGTGGTGGACTACACCATGTCGCACTTCGCGTTCGAGGAAGAACTGATGGAGGAAGCGGGCTACCCGTTCTGTGCCGCGCACAAGCGCGTGCATGAGGTCTTCATCAAGCGCGTGGCCGAGTACCGGCTGCGCTTCCAGGCCGGCGAGGACATCAGCGACGAGCTGCGCACCATGCTCTCACGCTGGCTGTTCAACCACATCCGCGGCGACGACCAGGCCTATGCCGAGCAGGTCAAGGCGCACCTGAACCAGTTCGCCCGCGAACACCAGGGCGGCGGTTGGCTGGGGCGCACGCTCAAGCGCTTCTTTGGCTGA